In the genome of Dehalococcoidia bacterium, the window AACTGTCCTTAACTTCGTACACCTCTATAGTTCTGGTCTCCGCGCCGTCAATCGATTACTGAAACCTAAGGAATCTCTGAATAAGTTAGCCAAGAAACCGAACTGGCGCAATTTCCTACGTAAAATAGCGTTTATTGGCGATTATTCTGTGGTTTCGCCCTCTGAACAACCCCCTTTTCAGGGGAAATCCTGTCTGCTTGGGCAGACTACCCCCTAATCATCAGCAAGTCCTTGCGAACCATGTATAGGTTGGCCAGGGCAAACAGGCTGAACACTTGGGAGGCATTCTTGAGGAGCCCTTTGTATCTCACCTTCCGGTAACCCCAAAGATGCTT includes:
- a CDS encoding IS5/IS1182 family transposase, producing the protein KHLWGYRKVRYKGLLKNASQVFSLFALANLYMVRKDLLMIRG